The Macadamia integrifolia cultivar HAES 741 unplaced genomic scaffold, SCU_Mint_v3 scaffold1095, whole genome shotgun sequence genome includes a window with the following:
- the LOC122062728 gene encoding putative NAD kinase 3 isoform X1 yields the protein MHPSELTSNSNKNSSPTCSQTDNGYMDSVPLSDSEKVVKEFFQQQPVKGVDEHLIEFSEELRTVAKALRRVAEGKASAQAEAAEWQRKYELERARNLRKGHEELSSGGSHCDTTSENPGRISNQNVKTNMANDQSERCCGKHGICSHEVLKDGEAESNPMVVPKKASFKLQWGCNGEKNGQHKHDVVSFESGNITTAARSSKQIFLKWETHPQTVLILTKPNSTSVRAICAEMVRWLKDQKKINVYVEPRVRTELLSESSYFNFVQTWKDDEEVMFLHTKVDLVVTLGGDGTVLWAASMFKGPVPPLVPFSLGSLGFMTPFQSEHYRECLDAVLKGPISITLCHRLQCHVVRGAAKDELETEGPFLVLNDVTIDRGISSFLTNLECYCDNSFVTLVQGDGLILSTTSGSTAYSLAAGGSMVHPQVPGILFTPICPHSLSFRPLILPEYVTLKVLVPSNSRGHTWASFDGKGRKQLAPGDALVCSMAPWPVPTACQEDSTIDFLHSIHDGLHWNLRKKQSSDGPRDL from the exons ATGCATCCTAGCGAGCTCACTTCAAATTCGAAC AAGAATTCCAGTCCTACATGCTCGCAGACAGATAATGGTTATATGGATTCAGTTCCTCTCTCGGATTCAGAGAAGGTAGTGAAGGAGTTCTTCCAACAACAGCCTGTCAAGGGCGTTGATGAAcatcttattgagttctccgaGGAATTGAGAA CTGTTGCAAAGGCATTGCGACGAGTAGCTGAAGGAAAGGCTTCTGCTCAAGCTGAGGCAGCTGAGTGGCAACGTAAATATGAATTGGAAAGGGCACGGAATTTGCGGAAGGGGCATGAAG AACTGTCATCTGGGGGTAGTCATTGCGATACTACAAGTGAGAATCCAGGGAGAATATCCAATCAAAATGTTAAGACAAATATGGCCAATGATCAATCTGAAAGATGTTGCGGAAAGCATGGAATCTGCTCCCATGAGGTTCTTAAGGATGGAGAGGCAGAATCCAATCCCATGGTGGTTCCAAAAAAG GCATCTTTCAAACTTCAGTGGGGTTGCAATGGTGAGAAAAATGGCCAGCACAAGCATGACGTTGTTTCTTTCGAAAGTGGAAATATAACAACTGCAGCACGCAGCAGTAAACAG ATTTTCTTGAAGTGGGAAACACACCCTCAGACTGTACTTATTTTGACAAAACCAAATTCAACTTCTGTTCGAGCTATATGTGCAGAAATGGTCAG ATGGCtgaaagatcagaagaaaatcaatgtATATGTTGAACCACGAGTAAGAACAGAGCTACTATCAGAGTCTTCTTACTTTAACTTTGTACAGACTTGGAAAGATG ATGAGGAAGTAATGTTCCTACACACGAAAGTTGATCTTGTTGTAACTCTCGGGGGAGATGGAACTGTTCTTTGG GCAGCATCAATGTTCAAAGGACCAGTTCCTCCTCTTGTCCCATTTTCCCTTGGATCTCTAGGCTTTATGACTCCATTTC AAAGTGAGCATTACAGAGAATGCCTGGATGCAGTCCTAAAGGGGCCCATTAGTATCACATTATGCCACCGGTTGCAGTGCCATGTTGTTAGAGGCGCAGCCAAAGATGAACTAGAGACCGAAGGACCTTTTCTTGTACTGAATGATGTTACAATTGACCGTGGTATTTCTTCCTTCCTCACAAACCTGGAATGTTATTGCGACAACTCCTTTGTGACATTAGTTCAAGGGGATGGATTGATCTTATCAACAACATCTGGAAGCACTGCATATTCACTGGCGGCTGGAGGATCAATGGTCCATCCACAG GTTCCTGGCATTCTCTTTACTCCTATCTGCCCGCATTCTTTATCGTTTAGGCCTCTGATACTACCGGAGTATGTAACACTGAAAGTGCTAGTGCCTTCCAACAGTAGGGGGCACACATGGGCATCATTTGATGGCAAGGGCAGGAAACAACTCGCACCTGGGGATGCACTTGTTTGCAGCATGGCACCTTGGCCTGTTCCTACGGCATGTCAAGAAGATTCTACCATTGATTTCTTGCACAGCATTCATGATGGCCTTCACTggaatttgagaaaaaaacaaTCATCGGATGGTCCCCGAGATTTGTAG
- the LOC122062728 gene encoding probable NAD kinase 1 isoform X2, translating into MDSVPLSDSEKVVKEFFQQQPVKGVDEHLIEFSEELRTVAKALRRVAEGKASAQAEAAEWQRKYELERARNLRKGHEELSSGGSHCDTTSENPGRISNQNVKTNMANDQSERCCGKHGICSHEVLKDGEAESNPMVVPKKASFKLQWGCNGEKNGQHKHDVVSFESGNITTAARSSKQIFLKWETHPQTVLILTKPNSTSVRAICAEMVRWLKDQKKINVYVEPRVRTELLSESSYFNFVQTWKDDEEVMFLHTKVDLVVTLGGDGTVLWAASMFKGPVPPLVPFSLGSLGFMTPFQSEHYRECLDAVLKGPISITLCHRLQCHVVRGAAKDELETEGPFLVLNDVTIDRGISSFLTNLECYCDNSFVTLVQGDGLILSTTSGSTAYSLAAGGSMVHPQVPGILFTPICPHSLSFRPLILPEYVTLKVLVPSNSRGHTWASFDGKGRKQLAPGDALVCSMAPWPVPTACQEDSTIDFLHSIHDGLHWNLRKKQSSDGPRDL; encoded by the exons ATGGATTCAGTTCCTCTCTCGGATTCAGAGAAGGTAGTGAAGGAGTTCTTCCAACAACAGCCTGTCAAGGGCGTTGATGAAcatcttattgagttctccgaGGAATTGAGAA CTGTTGCAAAGGCATTGCGACGAGTAGCTGAAGGAAAGGCTTCTGCTCAAGCTGAGGCAGCTGAGTGGCAACGTAAATATGAATTGGAAAGGGCACGGAATTTGCGGAAGGGGCATGAAG AACTGTCATCTGGGGGTAGTCATTGCGATACTACAAGTGAGAATCCAGGGAGAATATCCAATCAAAATGTTAAGACAAATATGGCCAATGATCAATCTGAAAGATGTTGCGGAAAGCATGGAATCTGCTCCCATGAGGTTCTTAAGGATGGAGAGGCAGAATCCAATCCCATGGTGGTTCCAAAAAAG GCATCTTTCAAACTTCAGTGGGGTTGCAATGGTGAGAAAAATGGCCAGCACAAGCATGACGTTGTTTCTTTCGAAAGTGGAAATATAACAACTGCAGCACGCAGCAGTAAACAG ATTTTCTTGAAGTGGGAAACACACCCTCAGACTGTACTTATTTTGACAAAACCAAATTCAACTTCTGTTCGAGCTATATGTGCAGAAATGGTCAG ATGGCtgaaagatcagaagaaaatcaatgtATATGTTGAACCACGAGTAAGAACAGAGCTACTATCAGAGTCTTCTTACTTTAACTTTGTACAGACTTGGAAAGATG ATGAGGAAGTAATGTTCCTACACACGAAAGTTGATCTTGTTGTAACTCTCGGGGGAGATGGAACTGTTCTTTGG GCAGCATCAATGTTCAAAGGACCAGTTCCTCCTCTTGTCCCATTTTCCCTTGGATCTCTAGGCTTTATGACTCCATTTC AAAGTGAGCATTACAGAGAATGCCTGGATGCAGTCCTAAAGGGGCCCATTAGTATCACATTATGCCACCGGTTGCAGTGCCATGTTGTTAGAGGCGCAGCCAAAGATGAACTAGAGACCGAAGGACCTTTTCTTGTACTGAATGATGTTACAATTGACCGTGGTATTTCTTCCTTCCTCACAAACCTGGAATGTTATTGCGACAACTCCTTTGTGACATTAGTTCAAGGGGATGGATTGATCTTATCAACAACATCTGGAAGCACTGCATATTCACTGGCGGCTGGAGGATCAATGGTCCATCCACAG GTTCCTGGCATTCTCTTTACTCCTATCTGCCCGCATTCTTTATCGTTTAGGCCTCTGATACTACCGGAGTATGTAACACTGAAAGTGCTAGTGCCTTCCAACAGTAGGGGGCACACATGGGCATCATTTGATGGCAAGGGCAGGAAACAACTCGCACCTGGGGATGCACTTGTTTGCAGCATGGCACCTTGGCCTGTTCCTACGGCATGTCAAGAAGATTCTACCATTGATTTCTTGCACAGCATTCATGATGGCCTTCACTggaatttgagaaaaaaacaaTCATCGGATGGTCCCCGAGATTTGTAG